The Bacillus carboniphilus genome contains a region encoding:
- a CDS encoding DUF7660 family protein, protein MNYNDIESKVVSKNDLVQFIIFLKQDLIKNKKEWENQRIQTFLAGMEGFINDSKSFSDNPKWADFAKILYAGSRYE, encoded by the coding sequence TTGAATTACAATGATATTGAAAGCAAAGTCGTTTCAAAGAACGATTTAGTTCAGTTCATCATTTTTTTAAAACAGGACTTGATCAAAAATAAAAAAGAATGGGAAAACCAACGAATCCAAACCTTCTTAGCAGGGATGGAGGGTTTTATTAACGACTCTAAATCTTTTTCAGACAATCCTAAATGGGCGGACTTTGCTAAAATACTTTATGCGGGGAGTCGATACGAGTAA
- the gatC gene encoding Asp-tRNA(Asn)/Glu-tRNA(Gln) amidotransferase subunit GatC, which translates to MTSISKDQVKHVAHLARLAVTEEEAEMFTKQLDAIIDFAEQLNELDTTNVEPTHHVLNMKNILREDKPKEGLPLEEVLKNAPDHQDGQIKVPSILE; encoded by the coding sequence TTGACAAGCATTTCAAAAGATCAAGTAAAACATGTTGCCCACCTTGCTAGATTAGCGGTTACTGAAGAAGAGGCTGAGATGTTTACAAAACAGTTAGATGCAATCATTGATTTTGCAGAACAGTTAAATGAATTAGATACGACAAATGTTGAGCCAACTCATCATGTACTGAATATGAAAAACATTCTACGTGAGGACAAGCCAAAAGAAGGGTTACCATTAGAAGAAGTATTAAAAAATGCACCTGATCATCAAGATGGACAAATCAAAGTACCATCGATTTTGGAATAA
- a CDS encoding Hsp20/alpha crystallin family protein — protein MENERSRSSSGGPMGMINDFFRQPPKGSLLSQLDNYFMQSTPMRGFPVDKSETDRYFIVSAMLPGVNKEKIDIKVIGDDLVINVKETKTEGTQKLPSGKRTVYLPTHVAKKNMKATYKDGILKIKFPKKSGMEIKIDEAE, from the coding sequence TTGGAAAATGAACGATCAAGATCTTCTTCTGGGGGTCCTATGGGAATGATTAATGACTTTTTTCGTCAACCACCGAAGGGCTCTTTGCTAAGTCAGCTTGACAACTATTTTATGCAGTCAACGCCAATGAGAGGGTTTCCAGTTGATAAAAGTGAAACAGACCGTTACTTTATTGTCAGTGCAATGTTACCAGGGGTAAACAAAGAAAAAATTGATATCAAGGTAATTGGTGATGACCTTGTCATAAATGTTAAAGAGACAAAAACGGAAGGTACACAAAAGCTCCCTTCTGGGAAAAGAACGGTATATCTTCCTACCCATGTGGCAAAGAAAAATATGAAAGCAACATATAAAGACGGCATATTAAAGATAAAGTTCCCAAAGAAAAGCGGCATGGAAATCAAGATAGATGAAGCTGAATAA
- a CDS encoding YdcF family protein: MSHLFDRITEFIFVETTVLPADVILIPGSNHPPLMEKAASLYNQGLAPYILPSGGYKDHVGMKEYEYLRRLGLENGVPQEAILKENQPQHTLENATLSLRVLNKENINSKKVIIVCKAAHSCRALLSYQSVFPKEAKFFVSPVVDRYGITKENWAQSERGIKRIMTEVKKVETYFGQQVPNLINIYEEKNNEHTKFS, encoded by the coding sequence ATGTCTCACCTTTTTGATCGTATTACGGAGTTTATTTTTGTTGAAACGACTGTTCTACCGGCCGATGTTATTTTAATTCCTGGTTCAAATCACCCACCTTTAATGGAGAAGGCAGCTTCCTTATATAATCAAGGTTTAGCGCCATATATACTTCCATCAGGTGGATATAAAGATCATGTTGGAATGAAAGAATATGAATATTTACGCAGACTTGGTCTTGAAAATGGTGTCCCTCAAGAAGCGATTTTGAAGGAAAATCAACCACAACATACTTTAGAAAATGCAACGTTATCTTTAAGAGTATTGAATAAAGAGAATATAAATTCGAAGAAAGTAATCATTGTATGTAAAGCCGCCCACTCTTGCCGAGCCTTATTGTCCTATCAATCTGTGTTTCCAAAAGAAGCTAAATTCTTCGTGTCACCAGTAGTAGATAGGTATGGAATAACAAAGGAAAATTGGGCTCAATCCGAAAGAGGAATCAAACGTATTATGACTGAAGTTAAGAAAGTTGAAACATATTTTGGTCAACAGGTTCCTAATTTGATAAATATTTATGAGGAGAAAAACAATGAACATACGAAATTCAGCTAA
- the gatA gene encoding Asp-tRNA(Asn)/Glu-tRNA(Gln) amidotransferase subunit GatA, which produces MSLFDHKLSHLKSLLHKKEITVSDLVDESFKRIEEVDSKVDAFLTLNEENARNYAKQLDEALNEKDEFGLLFGMPIGIKDNIVTKDLRTTCGSKILENFNPIYDATVVQKLKKAEAVPIGKLNMDEFAMGSSNENSAYKMTRNPWNLETVPGGSSGGSAASVAAGEVLFSLGSDTGGSIRQPAAFTGTVGFKPTYGRVSRFGLVAFASSLDQIGPITRNVEDNAYLLQAISGLDENDNTSANVETPDFLSSLTGDVKGLKIAVPKEYLGEGVSAEARESVLNALKTLEKLGATWEEVSLPHSKYGVATYYLIASSEASSNLSRFDGVRYGYRTDNAENLLEMYKQTRSEGFGDEVKRRIMLGTFALSSGYYDAYYKKAQQVRTLIKQDFEKVFEKYDVIIGPTTPTPAFKIGEKIDDPLTMYANDILTIPVNLAGVPAISVPCGFENGLPLGLQIIGKHFDESTIYRVAHTFEQATDYHKQKPRL; this is translated from the coding sequence ATGTCTCTATTCGATCATAAGCTGTCACATTTAAAGAGTTTATTACATAAAAAAGAAATAACAGTCTCAGATCTTGTGGATGAGTCTTTTAAAAGGATAGAAGAAGTAGATTCAAAAGTCGATGCTTTCCTTACATTAAATGAAGAAAATGCTCGCAATTATGCAAAACAGCTAGATGAGGCTCTAAACGAAAAAGATGAATTTGGTTTGTTATTTGGAATGCCGATTGGTATAAAAGATAATATTGTCACAAAAGATTTACGAACAACGTGTGGATCGAAAATATTAGAAAATTTTAACCCAATTTATGATGCGACTGTTGTTCAAAAGCTAAAAAAAGCGGAAGCTGTTCCTATTGGTAAATTAAATATGGATGAGTTTGCGATGGGTTCTTCAAATGAAAACTCAGCTTATAAAATGACTCGCAACCCATGGAATTTAGAAACAGTTCCTGGAGGTTCTTCAGGTGGTTCAGCCGCTTCTGTTGCAGCTGGAGAAGTTCTTTTCTCCTTAGGTTCGGATACGGGGGGCTCAATACGTCAACCAGCAGCCTTCACGGGAACAGTTGGGTTTAAACCAACTTACGGACGCGTATCTCGTTTTGGATTAGTTGCCTTTGCATCTTCTTTAGATCAAATCGGACCGATCACGAGAAACGTTGAGGATAATGCCTACTTGTTACAAGCAATATCAGGCCTAGATGAAAATGATAATACCTCTGCCAATGTAGAAACGCCAGATTTCTTATCTTCTTTAACAGGCGATGTAAAAGGCTTAAAGATTGCTGTACCAAAGGAATATTTAGGTGAAGGAGTAAGTGCTGAAGCTCGTGAATCTGTACTTAATGCTCTGAAAACATTAGAGAAGCTGGGAGCGACATGGGAAGAAGTGTCCTTACCTCACTCTAAATACGGAGTAGCAACTTACTACTTAATTGCTTCATCTGAAGCCTCTTCTAACCTTTCTCGCTTTGATGGTGTTCGTTACGGATATCGCACAGACAATGCTGAAAACTTATTAGAAATGTATAAGCAAACGAGAAGTGAAGGCTTTGGAGATGAAGTGAAGCGCCGTATTATGCTAGGGACGTTTGCGTTAAGCTCTGGTTACTATGATGCTTACTATAAAAAAGCCCAACAAGTACGAACATTAATTAAGCAAGATTTTGAAAAAGTATTTGAAAAATACGATGTCATTATTGGACCAACAACTCCAACACCAGCGTTTAAAATCGGTGAGAAAATTGATGATCCATTAACGATGTACGCAAATGACATCTTAACGATCCCTGTAAACTTAGCAGGTGTTCCGGCAATAAGTGTCCCTTGTGGATTTGAAAATGGCTTACCTTTAGGATTACAAATTATCGGTAAACATTTTGATGAAAGTACGATTTACCGTGTTGCTCATACATTTGAGCAAGCAACAGACTATCATAAACAAAAACCACGACTGTAA
- a CDS encoding DUF1569 domain-containing protein yields the protein MNNIFEITYTDEIINRIENLNVKTQPKWGKMDTSQMLAHCSSFQDIAMGDSFPKRGWLGLLVGRFAKPIFYNDKPLDHNMPTIPTILITCRRDFEIEREKLKQKIIIFQKNGPEACTRHPHPFFGKLTPEQWGKGIYKHLDHHLKQFGV from the coding sequence ATGAATAATATTTTTGAGATCACGTATACAGATGAAATAATAAATCGTATCGAAAACTTAAATGTAAAAACCCAACCAAAGTGGGGAAAAATGGATACCTCCCAAATGTTAGCTCATTGCTCATCTTTCCAAGACATCGCAATGGGAGATTCTTTCCCCAAAAGAGGATGGTTAGGCTTATTAGTAGGGAGATTTGCAAAACCCATCTTTTATAATGACAAACCTTTAGACCACAATATGCCGACTATTCCAACCATTTTAATAACATGTAGAAGAGATTTTGAAATAGAAAGAGAAAAACTGAAACAAAAAATAATCATATTTCAAAAGAATGGACCAGAGGCTTGTACTCGTCATCCACATCCATTTTTCGGAAAACTCACTCCCGAACAATGGGGAAAAGGAATCTATAAGCATCTCGACCACCATTTAAAACAATTTGGTGTTTAG
- a CDS encoding alpha/beta fold hydrolase produces the protein MKTTQSKDGTTLAYDVYGDGPALIYITGAICHRSFKPIVRDAKIFATEFTVYNYDRRGRGDSGNTLPYTIEREIEDIEAIIDAAGGKAYLYGHSSGAVIALESALRLGNKVQKVIMYDAPYVRDDKEKAEYKQLSQKIHDLLGSKKNAETILTFLKGIGMPKVFVLLLPLLPGWRNIKALAPTLAYDITLTQDMPPIERATRISIPIQIIVGEKSPISIYHVGRQLTEAIPNARFVQLAKQDHMVNGKTLLPLLSNFLK, from the coding sequence ATGAAAACAACCCAGTCAAAAGACGGTACAACTTTGGCGTACGATGTCTACGGTGATGGTCCAGCGCTCATTTACATAACGGGAGCAATCTGCCATCGCTCATTTAAGCCCATCGTACGAGATGCCAAAATATTTGCCACTGAATTCACTGTTTACAATTACGATCGCCGTGGACGCGGGGATAGTGGTAACACACTTCCTTATACTATAGAACGTGAAATTGAAGATATCGAGGCCATAATTGATGCGGCAGGAGGCAAGGCGTATTTGTATGGCCATTCTTCCGGTGCTGTGATCGCACTTGAGTCAGCACTTCGACTTGGCAACAAAGTGCAAAAAGTAATTATGTATGATGCGCCATATGTTCGTGATGACAAAGAAAAAGCCGAATACAAACAATTAAGCCAAAAAATACACGACCTTCTTGGTAGCAAGAAAAATGCAGAAACAATTCTTACATTTTTAAAGGGGATTGGGATGCCCAAAGTATTTGTTTTATTGTTACCGTTATTACCTGGCTGGAGAAATATAAAAGCTCTAGCACCAACCCTTGCTTATGATATTACTCTAACTCAGGATATGCCACCCATTGAACGGGCTACTCGTATTTCAATACCAATCCAAATAATCGTTGGTGAAAAAAGTCCGATCTCTATATATCATGTTGGTCGCCAACTAACAGAGGCAATTCCAAACGCAAGGTTTGTACAACTTGCAAAGCAAGACCACATGGTTAATGGGAAAACACTACTGCCATTACTTTCTAATTTTCTCAAGTAA
- a CDS encoding AAA family ATPase: MIIMINGAFGVGKTTVSHLLKEKIENSMIFDPEEVGFLLRDTVPHEVRYEEENTDDFQDFVLWKVVTVQLAEHLISHYKVNLIVPMTIYQKDNFHYIFNGFKNIDENTYHFCLKASKDTIYERLLKRGEKEGNWCFQQTEKCLQAFENGSFREYINTENINENEVVSKIMECINDSTKRLCISE, translated from the coding sequence ATGATTATCATGATTAATGGAGCATTTGGAGTGGGGAAAACCACTGTTTCACATTTACTCAAAGAAAAGATTGAAAACAGCATGATATTTGATCCAGAGGAAGTTGGCTTTTTGCTTAGAGACACTGTGCCCCATGAAGTAAGATACGAAGAAGAAAATACAGACGACTTTCAAGATTTCGTATTATGGAAAGTAGTGACTGTTCAACTGGCAGAGCATTTGATTAGTCATTATAAAGTAAACTTAATTGTTCCAATGACAATATACCAGAAGGACAACTTTCATTACATTTTCAATGGTTTTAAAAACATCGATGAAAATACGTATCATTTTTGCTTAAAAGCAAGTAAAGACACCATTTATGAAAGGCTACTTAAGCGAGGAGAAAAAGAAGGGAACTGGTGCTTTCAACAAACGGAGAAATGCTTGCAGGCCTTTGAAAATGGAAGTTTTAGAGAATATATTAATACAGAAAATATAAATGAAAATGAAGTTGTGAGTAAAATAATGGAATGTATAAACGACTCAACTAAACGGCTATGTATTTCAGAATAG
- a CDS encoding class I SAM-dependent methyltransferase, which translates to MKTTNYTAIAEKYDKNQYRVGEVKVDQDLQAYIEKNKDQTEIHVLDLSCGTGLYLEKQTTFFKENKMKWYGLDLSEAMLKKAKEKVDHVEYTHGDAENMPFSSGKFDFISNNYAFHHYKNKEKALNEMDRVLKKGGIYKMHNIAIHDMTKLWMYHYFPSTYHEDLKRFWQKDVIFNELTQRGFQVEINIDYKMEQIHVKDILNFAENRDISALTLIRDEEYQEGVEKMRFDLKNDPNKTIVNDFADMFCLARKV; encoded by the coding sequence ATGAAAACAACGAACTACACAGCAATCGCAGAAAAATACGATAAAAATCAATATAGAGTAGGGGAAGTAAAGGTGGATCAAGATTTACAAGCCTATATTGAAAAAAATAAAGATCAAACTGAAATTCATGTTTTAGATTTGTCTTGTGGCACAGGATTGTATCTTGAAAAACAAACAACTTTTTTTAAGGAAAATAAAATGAAGTGGTATGGTCTTGACCTATCAGAAGCGATGTTAAAAAAAGCGAAAGAAAAGGTAGATCATGTGGAATACACACATGGAGACGCTGAAAATATGCCCTTTTCGTCCGGAAAATTTGATTTTATTTCAAATAATTACGCTTTTCATCATTATAAAAACAAAGAGAAAGCCTTAAATGAAATGGATCGTGTTTTGAAAAAAGGCGGGATCTATAAAATGCACAATATAGCGATCCATGACATGACAAAACTATGGATGTATCACTATTTTCCATCAACTTATCATGAAGATTTAAAAAGGTTTTGGCAAAAAGACGTTATCTTTAATGAACTAACTCAACGAGGTTTTCAAGTCGAAATAAATATAGACTATAAAATGGAGCAAATACATGTGAAAGATATATTGAACTTTGCTGAAAATAGAGATATATCTGCTTTAACATTAATTAGGGACGAAGAATATCAAGAAGGCGTAGAAAAAATGAGATTCGATTTAAAGAACGACCCGAATAAAACGATCGTCAATGACTTCGCGGATATGTTTTGCTTGGCCAGAAAGGTCTAG
- a CDS encoding DUF2251 domain-containing protein has protein sequence MNDQEEGFVIDGISPDGKWLVVFEDNGEPAYLYLYSLTSSGDISGIVDHLWIYNQISPPIDECDQVSIVWSADSMKSIIIVDGECWGMFDLLSMRKLTAPRDQNIIVTIPLEIWEEGIPSQLGETLGVLLH, from the coding sequence TTGAATGATCAAGAAGAAGGTTTTGTGATAGATGGTATATCACCAGATGGAAAGTGGTTAGTAGTCTTTGAGGATAATGGAGAACCAGCTTACTTGTATTTATATTCTCTAACATCCAGTGGTGATATTTCAGGAATTGTTGATCACCTATGGATTTATAATCAAATATCCCCTCCTATCGACGAGTGTGATCAAGTGAGTATTGTATGGTCAGCAGATTCTATGAAATCTATCATTATTGTAGACGGTGAATGTTGGGGAATGTTTGACCTTTTATCAATGAGAAAACTCACTGCTCCAAGGGATCAAAACATTATAGTAACTATTCCATTAGAAATTTGGGAAGAAGGAATTCCATCTCAATTAGGAGAAACATTAGGTGTATTATTACACTAA
- a CDS encoding DinB family protein, protein MNACCNSVMKQIYFVIQTIIEMIDQIEEVDLEKRPSVNKHSIGELLSHMATICEADLLISDQKSSEEMERYYSGKRLENKNQIKNELLANVHQLQARYSSLSECELFEKTTSYWGVTYTRFEWLVEILSHLYHHRGQLHAILVHYYKKELTVSLFE, encoded by the coding sequence ATGAACGCGTGTTGTAATAGTGTCATGAAGCAGATCTACTTTGTTATTCAAACCATAATAGAAATGATCGATCAAATAGAAGAGGTAGACTTAGAAAAGAGACCTTCTGTAAACAAACATTCTATTGGAGAATTATTAAGTCATATGGCTACGATTTGTGAAGCGGATTTGCTTATTTCAGATCAGAAATCTTCTGAAGAAATGGAACGATATTACTCTGGAAAACGACTAGAAAATAAGAATCAAATTAAAAATGAATTATTGGCAAATGTTCATCAATTACAAGCAAGATATTCTAGCTTGAGTGAATGCGAATTATTTGAAAAGACGACCTCCTATTGGGGTGTCACCTATACCCGTTTTGAATGGTTAGTAGAAATATTATCTCATTTATATCACCATAGAGGACAATTACATGCAATTCTCGTTCACTACTATAAAAAAGAGCTAACAGTCTCGCTATTTGAATAA
- a CDS encoding GNAT family N-acetyltransferase — protein sequence MKVTIRTAEKKECEDVLEVLNKATLDLLKKGINQWSYPWDQESIKQQLDDAFVMILGNTIVGTFFISLRNTISDLELEKGSYYLHKIAVHPFHQGKDLGSEILRFVYAYVKKQQKSVYLACWAGNEKLKQFYLNNGLMYVGDFPEEDYFISVFKFV from the coding sequence ATGAAAGTAACGATAAGAACGGCTGAGAAAAAAGAGTGTGAAGATGTCCTAGAAGTGTTAAATAAAGCAACGCTCGATTTGTTAAAAAAGGGAATAAACCAATGGTCGTATCCTTGGGATCAAGAATCAATAAAACAACAATTGGATGATGCATTTGTCATGATACTAGGCAATACGATCGTTGGAACGTTTTTTATTAGTCTTAGGAACACAATCAGTGATTTAGAGTTGGAAAAGGGAAGCTACTATTTACATAAAATTGCGGTACATCCATTTCATCAAGGAAAAGATCTTGGTTCGGAAATCCTACGATTTGTTTACGCTTACGTTAAAAAGCAACAGAAATCGGTCTATTTAGCCTGTTGGGCGGGTAATGAAAAATTGAAACAATTTTATCTAAACAATGGACTCATGTATGTAGGTGACTTTCCAGAAGAGGATTATTTCATTAGTGTTTTTAAGTTTGTTTAG